From a region of the Thermomicrobium roseum DSM 5159 genome:
- a CDS encoding nickel-dependent hydrogenase large subunit: protein MAEAGTTRELVEMSWDPITRIVGSLGIYTKIDFKQRRVVECYSTSSIFRGYSVFMRGKDPRDAHFITSRICGICGDNHATCSVYNQNMAYGVAPPPLGEWIINLGEAAEYMFDHNIFQENLVGVDFCERMVRETNPSVWEKAQQTAAPHAHLHGYRTIADIMRALNPLEGEFYRQALQMSRMTREMFCLMEGRHVHPSTLYPGGVGTVPTVQLFTDYLTRLMRYIEFMKKAVPLHDDLFDFFYQALPGYEEVGRRRILLGCWGAFNDPEYCDFKYEHMTEWGRRMFVTPGVIVDGKLVTNDLVQINLGIRILLGSSYYEDWEDQEMFVTRDPLGNPVDRRHPWNVHTIPKPQKRDFSDKYSWVMSPRWFDGENYLALDTGGGPIARLWSTALSGLVDIGYIKATGSSVIINLPKTATMPEMTFEWKIPQWSNTIERDRARTYFQAYAAAAALYFVEKALDELRRGNTQVWTPFEVPKEAISCGWTEAVRGVLSHHMVIRDGKIANYQPWPPTPWNANPRDIYGTPGPYEDAVQNTPIFEENGPDNFKGIDIMRTVRSFDPCLPCGVHMYLGNGKVIKQVHSPTMLPEI, encoded by the coding sequence ATGGCAGAGGCAGGCACGACCCGAGAACTCGTCGAGATGTCCTGGGACCCGATCACCCGCATCGTGGGCAGTCTCGGGATCTACACGAAGATCGACTTCAAGCAGCGCCGCGTGGTCGAGTGCTATAGCACCTCCTCCATCTTCCGCGGCTACAGCGTCTTCATGCGGGGGAAGGACCCGCGCGACGCTCACTTCATTACGAGCCGGATCTGTGGGATCTGTGGCGATAACCATGCGACCTGCTCGGTCTATAACCAGAACATGGCCTATGGTGTCGCGCCACCACCGCTCGGGGAGTGGATCATCAATCTCGGCGAAGCCGCAGAGTATATGTTCGACCACAATATCTTCCAGGAAAACCTGGTCGGGGTCGATTTCTGCGAGCGGATGGTGCGGGAGACCAATCCGAGCGTCTGGGAGAAGGCACAGCAAACCGCGGCACCCCACGCACATCTTCACGGCTACCGCACCATCGCCGACATCATGCGCGCGCTAAATCCGCTCGAAGGCGAGTTCTACCGCCAGGCCCTGCAGATGAGCCGGATGACGCGCGAGATGTTCTGTCTCATGGAAGGCCGCCATGTCCATCCCTCGACGCTCTACCCCGGCGGTGTGGGGACGGTGCCGACAGTCCAACTCTTCACGGATTACCTGACCCGCTTGATGCGCTACATCGAGTTCATGAAGAAGGCCGTTCCGTTGCATGACGACCTCTTCGACTTCTTCTACCAGGCCCTGCCTGGGTACGAAGAGGTCGGCCGGCGCCGCATCCTGCTCGGTTGCTGGGGAGCCTTCAACGACCCGGAGTACTGTGACTTCAAGTACGAGCATATGACCGAGTGGGGCCGCCGCATGTTCGTCACCCCCGGAGTGATCGTCGATGGCAAGCTGGTGACAAACGATCTCGTGCAGATCAACCTCGGCATCCGCATCCTCCTCGGGAGCTCGTACTACGAGGACTGGGAAGATCAGGAGATGTTCGTCACCCGCGACCCGCTCGGCAACCCGGTGGACCGCCGTCATCCGTGGAACGTCCACACGATTCCCAAGCCACAGAAGCGGGACTTCAGCGACAAGTACTCGTGGGTGATGTCACCGCGCTGGTTCGATGGCGAGAACTACCTCGCGCTCGATACCGGCGGGGGACCGATCGCCCGCTTGTGGTCCACGGCCCTTTCCGGGCTCGTCGACATCGGCTACATCAAGGCCACCGGCTCCAGTGTCATCATCAACCTGCCGAAGACGGCAACGATGCCGGAGATGACCTTCGAGTGGAAGATCCCCCAGTGGAGCAACACGATCGAGCGTGACCGCGCACGCACCTACTTCCAGGCGTACGCCGCGGCAGCAGCGCTCTACTTCGTCGAGAAGGCACTAGACGAGCTGCGGCGCGGCAACACGCAGGTCTGGACTCCCTTCGAGGTCCCCAAGGAGGCGATCAGCTGCGGTTGGACCGAGGCGGTGCGCGGAGTTCTCTCCCACCATATGGTGATCCGCGACGGGAAGATCGCGAACTACCAGCCGTGGCCACCCACGCCCTGGAACGCCAACCCGCGGGATATCTACGGCACCCCCGGCCCCTATGAGGACGCGGTCCAGAATACGCCGATCTTCGAGGAGAACGGACCGGACAACTTCAAGGGGATCGACATCATGCGCACGGTGCGCAGCTTCGATCCCTGCCTCCCCTGCGGCGTGCATATGTACCTGGGCAACGGGAAGGTGATCAAGCAGGTCCATTCGCCGACAATGTTGCCAGAGATCTAA
- a CDS encoding hydrogenase expression protein HypE codes for MTARMTESVPEVHILWINAGLSCDGDSVALTAATQPTIEEIALGALPGLPRVHLHWPLIDYATGEDFLSWFFRAERGELEPFILVVEGSIPNEAVKREGYWCGFGNDPATGQPITTSEWLDRLAPKAWAVVAAGTCATYGGIHAMAGNPTGAMGVPDYLGWNWRSKAGIPVVCVPGCPIHPDNMAETLLYLLYQAAGRAPMIPLDEALRPKWLFGATVHQGCDRAGYYEEGDFATEYGSPKCLVKLGCWGPVVKCNVPKRGWINGIGGCPNVGGICIACTMPGFPDKFMPFMDAPPGSVVSGTLSQVYGTVIRGLRQITLQTVDKEPKWRRKGSELATGYEKTRYD; via the coding sequence ATGACTGCCCGCATGACGGAAAGTGTGCCGGAGGTTCACATTCTCTGGATCAACGCCGGGCTGAGTTGCGACGGTGACTCCGTGGCCCTCACAGCGGCGACCCAGCCGACGATCGAGGAGATCGCGCTTGGTGCCCTGCCCGGGTTGCCACGCGTGCATCTCCACTGGCCTCTGATCGACTACGCAACGGGCGAGGACTTCCTCTCCTGGTTCTTCCGGGCCGAGCGCGGCGAGCTCGAGCCCTTCATCCTCGTCGTGGAAGGCTCCATTCCCAACGAGGCAGTGAAGCGCGAGGGATACTGGTGCGGCTTCGGCAATGACCCCGCCACCGGACAACCGATCACGACGAGCGAGTGGCTCGACCGGCTGGCACCGAAGGCCTGGGCGGTCGTGGCCGCTGGGACCTGCGCGACCTATGGCGGCATCCACGCCATGGCCGGCAACCCGACCGGAGCGATGGGCGTCCCCGACTATCTCGGCTGGAACTGGCGCTCCAAGGCTGGCATCCCGGTCGTCTGTGTGCCGGGATGCCCGATCCACCCTGACAACATGGCCGAGACGCTCCTCTATCTCCTCTACCAAGCAGCTGGACGCGCTCCCATGATCCCGCTCGACGAGGCACTCCGTCCCAAGTGGCTCTTCGGCGCGACGGTCCACCAGGGCTGTGACCGAGCGGGTTACTACGAGGAAGGAGACTTCGCCACCGAGTATGGCTCGCCGAAGTGCCTGGTGAAGCTCGGCTGTTGGGGTCCGGTGGTGAAGTGCAACGTGCCGAAGCGTGGCTGGATCAACGGGATCGGGGGTTGTCCGAACGTGGGCGGTATCTGCATCGCCTGCACCATGCCGGGGTTCCCCGACAAGTTCATGCCCTTCATGGATGCCCCACCGGGTAGCGTCGTGTCCGGGACGCTGAGCCAAGTCTACGGTACCGTGATCCGCGGTCTCCGGCAGATCACCTTACAGACCGTCGATAAGGAGCCGAAGTGGCGCCGCAAGGGGAGCGAGCTGGCCACCGGGTACGAGAAGACTCGCTATGACTAG
- the rny gene encoding ribonuclease Y, with translation MEIVLVVAAAIVAAIAAAVGTYLYLQRAARSRLRATGDEVRRLLEEAEARQREILLEAKDAALKLREELEQEYQQRRQQVERLERRLQAKEEQLDRRLENLEKRERKIQAQEKEIEERLQDVARLEQERQAELQRVAQLSLEEARQLVIQQAIEEAREILNRQVRELEQQVREEAHQRARMILATAIQRIASEYVAEATVTVVPLPSDDMKGRIIGREGRNIRALEQATGVDLIVDDTPEAVTLSSFDPVRREIARRALLKLIQDGRIHPARIEEVVEKTRQEVEQIIWEEGERAALEAGVQGLHPDLIRLLGRLRFRTSYGQNVLQHSIEVALIAGALAAELGADVNVAKTAGLLHDIGKAVDHEVEGPHALIGADIARRLGRSAKIVHAIAAHHGEEEPRTVEAFIVAAADAISGARPGARREMLEAYIKRLEALESVATSFPGVQKAYAIQAGREVRILVKPDQIDDYGALRLARDVVKKIQDTLDYPGQIKVTVIRETRAIDYAR, from the coding sequence ATGGAGATCGTATTGGTGGTCGCTGCGGCGATCGTGGCAGCGATCGCTGCGGCAGTCGGAACGTATCTGTACTTGCAGCGGGCAGCGCGCTCGCGCCTGCGAGCGACGGGAGACGAGGTGCGGCGACTCCTCGAGGAGGCCGAGGCACGGCAGCGCGAAATCCTGTTGGAAGCCAAGGATGCGGCCCTCAAGTTGCGGGAAGAGCTCGAGCAGGAGTACCAGCAGCGGCGCCAGCAGGTCGAGCGCTTGGAGCGGCGACTGCAGGCTAAGGAAGAGCAGCTCGACCGGCGTCTGGAGAATCTGGAGAAGCGGGAACGCAAGATCCAGGCTCAGGAGAAGGAAATCGAGGAGCGCTTGCAAGACGTCGCTCGGCTCGAGCAAGAGCGACAGGCGGAGCTGCAGCGGGTGGCGCAGCTGTCGCTGGAGGAAGCGCGCCAACTGGTCATCCAGCAAGCGATCGAAGAGGCGCGCGAAATCCTCAATCGCCAGGTTCGTGAACTCGAGCAGCAGGTTCGCGAGGAGGCGCACCAGCGTGCCCGCATGATTCTGGCAACGGCGATTCAGCGAATCGCCTCCGAGTATGTCGCGGAAGCGACGGTGACCGTTGTCCCGTTGCCGAGCGACGACATGAAAGGACGCATCATCGGCCGGGAAGGGCGCAACATCCGCGCATTGGAGCAAGCGACGGGCGTCGACCTCATCGTCGACGATACGCCGGAAGCGGTGACGCTTTCGTCGTTCGATCCGGTCCGCCGGGAGATCGCCCGGCGTGCACTCCTGAAGTTGATCCAGGACGGCCGAATCCACCCGGCGCGGATCGAAGAAGTCGTCGAGAAGACGCGTCAAGAAGTCGAGCAGATCATCTGGGAAGAGGGAGAGCGGGCTGCGCTGGAGGCGGGAGTCCAAGGGCTGCATCCGGATCTCATCCGCTTGCTGGGTCGGCTCCGCTTCCGCACGAGTTATGGCCAGAACGTGCTCCAGCATTCGATCGAGGTCGCGTTGATCGCTGGAGCGTTGGCAGCTGAACTCGGGGCCGATGTCAATGTGGCCAAGACTGCGGGACTTCTCCACGATATCGGCAAGGCGGTCGATCACGAAGTCGAGGGACCGCACGCGCTGATCGGTGCCGATATCGCTCGGCGTCTCGGCCGCTCGGCCAAGATCGTCCATGCGATCGCGGCGCATCACGGTGAAGAAGAGCCGCGGACCGTCGAGGCGTTCATCGTTGCCGCGGCGGATGCAATCAGCGGGGCTCGGCCGGGGGCACGGCGCGAGATGCTCGAAGCCTACATCAAGCGGCTGGAGGCGCTGGAGAGCGTGGCGACCTCCTTCCCTGGTGTGCAAAAGGCCTACGCGATCCAGGCAGGGCGCGAGGTTCGCATTCTGGTCAAGCCGGACCAGATCGATGACTATGGCGCGTTGCGGCTGGCCCGCGATGTCGTCAAGAAGATCCAGGACACGCTGGACTATCCCGGACAGATCAAGGTCACGGTCATCCGCGAGACACGCGCGATCGATTACGCGCGCTAG
- a CDS encoding zinc-ribbon domain containing protein, which produces MSFGFTDKVLTCRDCGTQFVFTAGEQQFYADKGFTNEPSRCPTCRQAARARRSGRGDAPAYRSREPREARQDRPMYPAICSDCGRETMVPFLPRQDRPVYCSDCFRARRTVSSGY; this is translated from the coding sequence ATGAGTTTCGGGTTCACAGACAAGGTCCTGACTTGCCGCGACTGCGGCACCCAATTCGTCTTCACGGCTGGCGAGCAGCAGTTCTACGCGGACAAGGGTTTCACCAACGAGCCCTCCCGCTGTCCGACGTGCCGCCAGGCTGCCCGGGCCAGGCGCTCCGGGCGCGGAGACGCCCCAGCCTACCGCAGCCGCGAGCCGCGTGAGGCACGCCAGGATCGGCCGATGTACCCGGCGATCTGCAGCGACTGTGGTCGCGAGACGATGGTTCCCTTCCTGCCCCGGCAGGATCGACCTGTCTATTGCTCCGACTGCTTCCGCGCACGCCGCACGGTCTCGTCCGGCTACTGA
- a CDS encoding FHA domain-containing protein: MSAQVWLGLVFLVLIVIWIIELVWIARSAESWGHDALTMVSGAAIFFVLAAPVALLAPGLVQRVAAVWEALVRPLGTRARQRRQNTPRLVMPGKTVLLEQERIRIGRYQNNDIVIDHPTVSAYHAELVRRPDGRYELHDRESRNGTRINGTPVRQAILRDGDQITLGAITVHYLEGSKTVEALNRGGVPLRRR; encoded by the coding sequence ATGAGCGCGCAGGTTTGGCTCGGTCTCGTGTTCCTCGTGCTCATCGTGATCTGGATCATCGAACTCGTCTGGATCGCTCGTTCGGCGGAAAGCTGGGGACACGATGCGCTGACGATGGTCTCCGGGGCAGCGATCTTTTTCGTTCTGGCAGCACCGGTCGCGCTCCTCGCCCCGGGGCTCGTTCAGCGGGTAGCTGCTGTTTGGGAGGCACTGGTTCGTCCGCTCGGGACACGAGCGCGGCAGCGACGCCAGAACACTCCACGCCTCGTGATGCCGGGGAAAACGGTGCTCCTCGAACAGGAACGTATCCGGATCGGCCGTTACCAGAACAACGACATCGTGATCGATCACCCGACGGTTTCGGCGTATCATGCTGAACTCGTCCGGCGTCCGGACGGCCGATACGAACTCCACGATCGCGAGAGCCGGAACGGCACCAGGATCAACGGCACGCCCGTCCGGCAGGCGATCCTGCGGGACGGCGATCAGATCACGCTCGGCGCGATCACGGTCCATTACCTGGAGGGATCGAAGACGGTGGAAGCGCTCAATCGCGGCGGTGTGCCCCTGCGACGGCGTTGA
- a CDS encoding MFS transporter, producing MGDDVVMETAATRATAWRLFAGSLFNEGAIGFFFTLWPLYIASLGASPAEIGLVIGASGVLRLLFLLPSSWLVDRFSLRLLVAGMRAVAALGFILCALVREWWQLFPGLIAINAGVIAFPALSTLIAGLGRASEERTRYFTMIYTVAPSIATILTPAAAGWLAERWGLRATLVAASLATAAAAATFATVRVPEHATASTAGGSYRELLYRRSILLSAGLMVATIGGMMLGWVLAPNYLQEVHGVSLERIGWLGSIAACGSTLLSIGVHRNRWLQDPFNTLLVATGAVAAGFALILLGRDFGVFVVAYLLRGGFLVAWSAFYSVFGIITPEHLRSRVFALAEILGGLGTTVAPFLAGFLYELDPRLPLAAGLVCSLALLFATRAVRRAALTPSTTMLSAG from the coding sequence ATGGGAGACGACGTCGTCATGGAAACGGCGGCCACCCGAGCAACGGCGTGGCGGCTCTTTGCCGGATCACTCTTCAACGAGGGAGCGATCGGCTTCTTCTTTACGCTCTGGCCTCTCTACATCGCGTCGCTCGGCGCGTCACCAGCCGAAATCGGGTTGGTCATCGGTGCGTCCGGCGTCTTGCGCCTGCTTTTCCTGCTCCCCTCCAGCTGGCTCGTCGATCGGTTTTCGCTGCGGCTTCTGGTGGCTGGGATGCGCGCCGTCGCCGCGCTCGGCTTCATCCTCTGCGCACTCGTCCGCGAATGGTGGCAACTCTTCCCGGGACTGATCGCCATCAATGCTGGTGTCATCGCCTTTCCAGCGCTGAGCACGCTCATCGCTGGTCTCGGCCGAGCGAGCGAGGAGCGCACCCGCTATTTCACGATGATCTACACCGTCGCTCCTTCGATCGCCACGATCCTGACTCCGGCCGCCGCTGGCTGGTTGGCGGAGCGCTGGGGACTGCGTGCAACGCTCGTCGCTGCCAGTCTCGCCACGGCTGCTGCCGCGGCCACCTTCGCGACCGTGCGTGTCCCCGAGCACGCGACTGCCTCGACAGCCGGTGGATCGTATCGAGAACTCCTGTATCGCCGCTCGATCCTTCTTTCAGCCGGGCTCATGGTGGCGACGATCGGCGGCATGATGCTCGGTTGGGTCCTCGCGCCGAACTACCTTCAGGAGGTCCATGGGGTCAGTCTCGAACGGATCGGCTGGCTCGGCTCGATCGCTGCCTGCGGGAGCACGCTCTTGAGCATCGGTGTCCATCGCAACCGCTGGCTGCAAGACCCGTTCAATACGCTCCTGGTGGCGACGGGAGCGGTGGCAGCAGGCTTTGCGCTCATCCTGCTCGGGCGCGATTTCGGCGTCTTTGTCGTCGCCTACCTCCTGCGTGGAGGGTTTCTGGTCGCTTGGTCGGCATTTTATTCGGTCTTCGGAATCATCACACCGGAGCACTTGCGCTCGCGCGTGTTCGCGCTGGCTGAGATCCTCGGCGGCCTCGGCACGACGGTCGCCCCGTTCCTCGCTGGGTTCCTCTACGAACTCGATCCACGCTTGCCGCTCGCGGCCGGCCTGGTCTGCAGCCTCGCGCTCCTCTTCGCAACGAGGGCAGTGCGCCGTGCCGCTCTGACGCCGAGCACGACCATGCTTTCTGCTGGCTGA
- a CDS encoding threonine aldolase family protein: MIDLISDTVTRPTPAMRRVMAEAEVGDEQLGEDPSVNRLQEMVAELTGKEAALFLPSGTMCNLVGIKVHTQPGDRIIIERTAHPVTSEAGGPGLVCGVLTYLVDGVRGVFTAEQVEAAADPGDGVHTPPTTLVCIENTHNRGGGKIWPIETLQAVCATAHRLGLKVHMDGARLLNAVVATGLPAATWCRSVDTVWIDLSKGLGCPVGAVLAGDDETMRLARRYKQMFGGAMRQAGILAAAGIYALQHHVERLAEDHANARLLAEGLAETPGIGLDPAEVETNIVFFDVQNTGMTAAAFTEALLAEGVRMGAVGRYRVRAVTHLDVTRQDIERAIQAVRRVVLGRR, encoded by the coding sequence ATGATCGATCTCATCAGCGATACCGTGACGCGACCGACTCCGGCGATGCGCCGGGTAATGGCCGAGGCGGAGGTCGGCGACGAGCAGCTGGGTGAAGATCCTTCTGTCAATCGCTTGCAGGAAATGGTGGCCGAACTCACCGGAAAGGAAGCAGCGCTCTTCCTCCCGTCGGGAACCATGTGCAACCTCGTCGGAATCAAGGTCCATACTCAGCCAGGTGACCGGATCATCATCGAGCGAACGGCCCATCCGGTGACGTCGGAGGCCGGGGGACCAGGACTGGTGTGCGGTGTGCTGACGTACCTCGTCGACGGTGTGCGCGGTGTCTTCACTGCGGAGCAAGTCGAAGCAGCAGCCGATCCCGGGGATGGCGTTCACACGCCACCGACGACGCTGGTCTGCATCGAGAATACCCACAATCGGGGCGGTGGGAAAATCTGGCCGATCGAGACGCTGCAGGCGGTGTGCGCCACCGCGCATCGGCTAGGTCTCAAGGTGCACATGGATGGTGCTCGTCTGCTCAATGCTGTCGTGGCGACTGGTCTACCGGCCGCGACCTGGTGCCGCTCGGTCGATACCGTTTGGATCGATCTCTCCAAAGGACTCGGCTGCCCGGTCGGCGCGGTGCTGGCTGGCGACGATGAGACGATGCGGTTGGCCCGCCGGTACAAGCAGATGTTCGGCGGCGCGATGCGTCAAGCTGGCATCTTGGCCGCCGCAGGCATCTACGCGCTCCAGCACCATGTCGAGCGATTGGCCGAGGATCATGCGAATGCGCGGCTCCTCGCCGAAGGGCTGGCGGAAACTCCTGGGATCGGCCTCGATCCCGCTGAGGTGGAAACGAACATCGTCTTCTTCGACGTCCAGAACACGGGAATGACGGCTGCAGCCTTCACCGAAGCACTGCTCGCCGAAGGCGTTCGGATGGGTGCGGTCGGCCGCTACCGCGTGCGAGCGGTGACGCATCTCGACGTGACGCGCCAGGACATCGAGCGGGCGATCCAGGCAGTCCGCCGGGTCGTTCTCGGGCGCCGCTGA
- a CDS encoding DinB family protein → METLTQLLRFNHWANRLIVEHCRSIDPALLDAPPPPGVYGSVRATLAHLAWAEALYVARLRGEEPVDLPADASLDEIVTSLERTGRELLELATSVPGDRVISYTSAVFGPVSVPAAAIVAQAIVHGCDHRSQLAVLFTQLGAPLPELDVWRFVGIRR, encoded by the coding sequence ATGGAAACGCTGACGCAACTACTCCGCTTCAACCACTGGGCCAACCGGCTCATCGTGGAGCACTGCCGATCCATCGATCCCGCCCTGCTCGATGCGCCGCCACCGCCGGGTGTCTATGGATCGGTCCGGGCGACTCTGGCGCATCTCGCCTGGGCAGAAGCGCTGTACGTCGCGCGCTTGCGCGGCGAAGAGCCGGTCGACCTTCCGGCCGATGCCTCGCTCGACGAGATCGTCACCTCGCTCGAGCGCACTGGACGCGAACTTCTCGAGCTCGCGACGAGCGTTCCAGGTGACCGGGTGATTTCGTACACGTCGGCCGTTTTCGGACCCGTCTCGGTCCCGGCCGCGGCGATCGTCGCACAAGCGATCGTGCACGGCTGCGATCACCGGTCGCAGCTCGCGGTGCTCTTCACCCAGCTGGGCGCACCGCTCCCGGAACTCGATGTCTGGCGCTTCGTCGGCATCCGCCGCTGA